The Mycobacteriales bacterium DNA window CGGTGAACGCCTTGATGCCCAGCAGGAACCCGACGTTGTACTGGGTCAGCTCGAAGAACACCCCGTACAGCGCGGCGGCCGCCCCCGCCAGCATGCCACCGAGCAGGAAGGTCACCATCACCACGCGGTCGATGTTCACGCCCATCAGGACGGCCGTGTCCGGGTCCTGGGCGGTGGCCCGGATGCCCCGGCCGAGCCGGCTGGTGTTCACGAACCGCTCGAGAATGATCATCATGACGATCGCCGCGACGAAGACCAGGACCTTGTCGTTGCGGACCTGACCCGAGCCGATGTTGAACCAGGTCTCCTTGTTCATCACCCGCGGGAGACGCACCTGGTCGCGGCCCTGCCAGATCGCGAACAGCTCCTGCAGGAAGAACGAGGCGCCGATGGCCGAGATCAACGCGGCCAGCCGGGACGCGCCGCGTTTGCGCAGCGGCCGGTAGGCGATCCGTTCCAGCAGCACCGCGGTCCCGCCCGAGACCGCCATTCCCACCGCCAGCATCATCAGCAGCACGCCGGCGAGCGCGAGCCCGCTCTGCGGGCTGTCGATGTGGAACAGGTTCAGCGCGCCGAGCGCCCCGAACGTACCGACCATGAAGATCTCGGAGTGCGCGAAGTTGATCAGTCGCAGTACGCCGTAGACGAGCGTGTAGCCGAGCGCGATCAGCGCGTAGATCGAACCATTCGTCAGGCCGTCCACGGTGGACGACCAGAACTGCGTGACGAAGTCATGCACCATGTGGGACCGCTCCGCGGGTGGTGTGGGAACGCACCGGGGCGGGAGCCGGGATCAGAATCCCGGCTCCCGCCCGCGGTGGCGTTGGAACGGTCAGGCGGTGGGCTTGGCCGTAGCGGTGTCGCCCAGGAACGAGAGCTTCCCGTCCTTGACCTCGGTGATGAAGAGCAGGTTGCCCGACAGCTCACCGGAGTCGGTGAACTTGATCTGCTTGGACACACCCTTGAAGTCGATCTTCGTCACGAAGTCGTTGATGTCGCTCGTGCTGGTCTTGCCGGCGTCGATCGCCTGCAGGAAGGCGTTCGTCGCGTCGAAGCCCTCGGCCGAGTAGGTCGCCGGGTCGACGTTGTACTTGGCCTTGTAGTCGGTCGCGAACTTCTGCACCGCCGGGTCGGTGGAGCCGACCGCGGAGGAGCAGGTGCAGCTGAGCAGCACGCCGTCGGCGGCGGTGCCGCCGGCCGCGCTGATCACCTGGGCGTCCAGGCTGCCGTCACCCGACATGAACGAGCCCTGCACACCGCCGTCGCGCAGCTGCTTGATCAGCTTGCCGGCGGCCGAGTAGTAGCCGCCGAAGAAGATCGCGTCGACGTTGGCCGGCTTGACCTTGTTGACGGTCGAGGAGTAGCTCGACGCGTTCGGGTCGATCGAGTCGTTCACGGCGACCTTGACGCTGTCCGTCGCGAGCTGCTTGCGCACCGCGTCGGCCAGGCCCTTGCCGTACTCGCTCTGGTCGTCGATGACCGCGACGTTCTTGGCGCCCAGCGTCTTCGCCATGAAGTCGGCGTCGCCGGGGCCCTGCACGTCGTCGTTCGCCAGCACGCGGTGCCAGGTCTTCCAGCCGCTCGCGGCCAGCGAGACCGCGGTGGCCGACGGCGAGACGTTCGGGATGCCGGCCTCGTCGAGGATCGGCACCGCCGTCTTCGACTCACCGGAGAACGCCGGGCCGACGACGCCGACGACCTTGTCGGTGATCGCCTTCTTGGCCTGGTTGGTGGCCTGCGTGGGGTCGCCCTGGGTGTCGTACTTGATCAGCTTGACCTGGGTGACACCGGACTTGGCGTTGTGCTGCGCGAGCGCGAGCTCGACACCGTTGGAGATGTTGATGCCCAGCTGCGCGTTCGGGCCGGTCTGCGCGCCCATGAAACCGAGGGTGACAGAACCGCCGCCGCCGCCGCTGGAGCCGCTGTCGCTGCTGGAGCTGTCGTCACCGCCACAGGCGGAAAGGAACAGGGCCGAGGCAGCCGCAGCGGCCATCAGACCCCGGGAGTACGCACGCCGCACGAGTTACCTCCGTGAGAACCGGGTATGACACGCCAACAGCCGGTCCGCGAGGGCCGGGTGACGATGCGCGCCAACCTAGCGCACGCTTCCGGTCGCCCGGCCGCAAGGCACGAAGTCGTAACTGAACCGCGACGCGCCGAATGTTTCAGACACGCCGATTCGATACCAGGAGGCTCAGCGGCCGGAGTCGGCGGTGAGGTCGAACCCGGCCGCGAGCACGGCCTCCGCGACCGCGCGCATCGTCGTACGCCGGTCCATCGCGGTGCGCTGTATCCAGCGGAACGCCTCGGGCTCGGTCATCCCATGCTCGGTCATCAGCACGCCCTTGGCCCGCTCGACCGTCTTGCGCGCCTCCAGCCGCTCCTGCAGGCCGCCGACCTCCTGCTCGAGCGCGACGATCTCGGCGAACCGGGACGTCGCCATCTCGATGGTCGGCACCAGGTCCTTCTTCTGGAACGGCTTCACCAGGTATGCCATCGCGCCGGCCTCGCGGGCCCGCTCGACCAGATCGCGCTGCCCGAACGCGGTGAGGATCACCACCGGAGCCACCCGCTCCCCCGCGATCCGCTCCGCCGCCGCGATCCCGTCCAGCTTGGGCATCTTCACGTCCAGGATGACCAGGTCCGGACGCAGCGAGTCCGCCATCGTGATGGCCTCCTCACCGTCGCCGGCCTCGCCGACCACCGCGTAGCCCTCCTCCTCGAGCATCTCCTTGAGATCGAGGCGGATCAGCGCTTCGTCCTCGGCGATGAGAACTCGGCGGGGCGGGGCGTCGGACACGGGCACTCCAAGGCGTGGGGCGGACACGCGACGTCGCGGGCCGGAGACCGCAGCGTACCTGTCTAGACTTCTGGGGCGCGCCGAGCCGGGATGGTGGAATCGGCATACACGGGTGCCTCAAAAGCATCTGCCCGAAAGGGCTTGCGGGTTCGAGTCCCGCTCCCGGCACGCGCGGCGTGCCGGGAGCGTTTCGCTGCTCCCTGGCCGGTCAGTGGGCCGGTCGCCATGCTTTCCGGGGGGCCGAGCCCCCCGCCCCCGCGTTCCGGAACGTCACCTTTCCGCGGCGCCAGTCGCCATGCTTCCGGGCGCCGGGCCCCCGCGCCGCGCGTTGCGGGACGTCACCTCTCCGCGTGGCCGGTCGCCATGCTTTCCGGGCCGAGCCCCGCGCGCCCCCGCGTGGCGCGACGTCATCTTTCCCGCGTTCCGGGACGTCGCCTTCTCCGGGTGGCGGGGACGTCGCCGGAGCGGGCGCGGGCACGGTCGGTGCGGGCGGCGGGGTCGTAGCCGACCGAGGCGCCTCGCCGCCGTCCGGTAGGACGGTCCCGCGAAACGTCCAGCTGGGCATGGGGCCAACCTGCCATGGGCGCGGGAACCGTATTTTGGGGCCGTGCACATGACTCCCGAACAATTCCGGCGGTACGGGCGCGAGGTCGTCGACTGGGTCGCCGACTACTGGGAGCGGGCCGAGTCGCTGCCGGTGGGGGCGCGGGTGAAGCCGGGCGAGATCGCCGCGTCGATGCCGCCGGCCCCGCCGGAGGCCGGGGAGCCGTTCTCGGCGTTCCTCGGTGACCTCGACCGGGTCGTGCTGCCCGGGATCACGCACTGGCAGCACCCCTCGTTCTTCGCCTACTTCCCGGCGAACGCGTCCGGGCCGGCCGTGCTGGCAGACCTGGTGTCCTCGGGGCTCGGCGTGCAGGGCATGTTGTGGGCCACCTCGCCCGCGGCGACCGAGGTCGAGACCGTCGTCATGGACTGGCTCGCGCAGGCGCTGGGCCTGCCCGAGCGCTTCCGCGGAAACGGCGTCATCCAGGACACCGCGTCCAGCTCCGTGCTGTGCGCGGTGATCGCGGCGCTGCACCGGGCCTCGGGCGGATCGGTGCGCACCGACGGCGTCCGCGACCGGTACGCGGTGTACCTCTCCCCCGAGACGCACTCCGCCGGCGAGAAGGCGGTCCGGATCGCCGGGCTCGGCGACGCCGCGATCCGGGTGCTCGACGTCGACCCGGACTCGCTGTCGAT harbors:
- a CDS encoding branched-chain amino acid ABC transporter permease; the protein is MVHDFVTQFWSSTVDGLTNGSIYALIALGYTLVYGVLRLINFAHSEIFMVGTFGALGALNLFHIDSPQSGLALAGVLLMMLAVGMAVSGGTAVLLERIAYRPLRKRGASRLAALISAIGASFFLQELFAIWQGRDQVRLPRVMNKETWFNIGSGQVRNDKVLVFVAAIVMMIILERFVNTSRLGRGIRATAQDPDTAVLMGVNIDRVVMVTFLLGGMLAGAAAALYGVFFELTQYNVGFLLGIKAFTAAVLGGIGNIRGALIGGLVLGLIENYGASFFGTEWLDVVAFSVLVLVLMFRPTGILGENLQRARV
- a CDS encoding branched-chain amino acid ABC transporter substrate-binding protein, with product MAAAAASALFLSACGGDDSSSSDSGSSGGGGGSVTLGFMGAQTGPNAQLGINISNGVELALAQHNAKSGVTQVKLIKYDTQGDPTQATNQAKKAITDKVVGVVGPAFSGESKTAVPILDEAGIPNVSPSATAVSLAASGWKTWHRVLANDDVQGPGDADFMAKTLGAKNVAVIDDQSEYGKGLADAVRKQLATDSVKVAVNDSIDPNASSYSSTVNKVKPANVDAIFFGGYYSAAGKLIKQLRDGGVQGSFMSGDGSLDAQVISAAGGTAADGVLLSCTCSSAVGSTDPAVQKFATDYKAKYNVDPATYSAEGFDATNAFLQAIDAGKTSTSDINDFVTKIDFKGVSKQIKFTDSGELSGNLLFITEVKDGKLSFLGDTATAKPTA
- a CDS encoding response regulator, with the translated sequence MSDAPPRRVLIAEDEALIRLDLKEMLEEEGYAVVGEAGDGEEAITMADSLRPDLVILDVKMPKLDGIAAAERIAGERVAPVVILTAFGQRDLVERAREAGAMAYLVKPFQKKDLVPTIEMATSRFAEIVALEQEVGGLQERLEARKTVERAKGVLMTEHGMTEPEAFRWIQRTAMDRRTTMRAVAEAVLAAGFDLTADSGR